A portion of the Tiliqua scincoides isolate rTilSci1 chromosome 3, rTilSci1.hap2, whole genome shotgun sequence genome contains these proteins:
- the ZNF503 gene encoding zinc finger protein 503 encodes MITSPLLSAVRSSQHGGGGGGGGAGGGGARDLGSSSSSDLPWQSGHSGNPTSSGSTKPFFHSVPPSDPLRQANRLPIKVLKMLTARTGHILHPEYLQPLPSTPVSPIELDAKKSPLALLAQTCSQIGKPDPSPSSKLSSVTSGGGGGDKEASKSGPLKLSDIGVEDKSSFKPYSKPGADKKEPSAGGAVGGSGGPAAGSGGGSGGGGGGEKSGFRVPSATCQPFTPRTGSPTSSASACSPGLLPADGKGGDADKKEPSEGCGKAGAEPSGGHGRLGAAGCGGITAELSQAHDGAKGLLAGAAPSAASASSSSSDSSSCGGGGGPATSSAAASVLGSGLVAPVSPYKPGQSVFPLPPAGMSYPGTLAGAYAGYPPQFLPHGVALDPTKPGSLVGAQLGSLGCGKAAGSSPLAGASPPSVMTASLCRDPYCLSYHCASHLAGAGASCAHDQALKSGYPLVYPAHPLHTVHSSLGGATPPALAGHPLYPYGFMLPNDPQPHICNWVSANGPCDKRFATSDELLSHLRTHTAFPGTDKLLSGYPGSSSLASAAAAAMACHMHIPTSGAPGSPGTLALRSPHHALGLSSRYHPYSKSPLPTPGAPVPVPAATGPYYSPYALYGQRLTTASALGYQ; translated from the exons ATGATTACATCCCCCTTGCTTTCTGCCGTAAGAAGTAGTCAgcacggaggaggaggaggcggtggaGGAGCGGGAGGAGGAGGCGCAAGAGATCtcggaagcagcagcagctctgatcTTCCCTGGCAAAGCGGACACTCTGGGAATCCTACTAGCAGCGGCAGCACCAAGCCTTTTTTCCACTCCGTCCCACCCTCGGACCCTTTACGCCAGGCGAACCGCCTCCCCATCAAAGTCTTGAAAATGCTCACGGCACGGACTGGACACATTTTGCACCCCGAATACCTTCAGCCTTTGCCTTCCACTCCGGTCAGCCCCATCGAG CTGGACGCCAAGAAGAGCCCGCTGGCCTTGCTGGCGCAGACCTGCTCGCAGATCGGCAAGCCCGACCCGTCGCCCTCCTCCAAGCTGTCCTCGGTGACgtcgggcggcggcggcggggacAAGGAGGCGTCCAAGTCGGGCCCGCTGAAGCTGAGCGACATCGGCGTGGAGGACAAGTCCAGCTTCAAGCCCTACTCCAAGCCCGGCGCGGACAAGAAGGAGCCGTCGGCGGGAGGCGCGGTGGGCGGCTCCGGGGGGCCCGCGGCGGGCTCGGGGGGAGgctccggcggcggcggcggcggcgagaaGTCGGGCTTCCGGGTGCCGAGCGCCACCTGCCAGCCGTTCACGCCAAGGACAGGCAGCCCCACCTCCAGCGCCTCGGCCTGCTCGCCGGGCCTGCTGCCCGCGGACGGCAAGGGCGGCGACGCGGACAAGAAGGAGCCCTCGGAGGGCTGCGGCAAGGCGGGCGCGGAGCCGTCGGGGGGCCACGGCCGGCTGGGCGCGGCGGGCTGTGGCGGGATTACGGCGGAGCTGAGCCAGGCCCACGACGGCGCCAAGGGCCTGCTGGCGGGCGCGGCGCCCTCGGCGGCCTCCGCCTCCTCGTCCTCCTCGGACTCGTCGTcgtgcggcggcggcggcggccccgCCACGTCCTCGGCGGCGGCGTCGGTGCTGGGCTCGGGGCTGGTGGCGCCCGTGTCGCCCTACAAGCCCGGGCAGAGCGTGTTCCCGCTGCCGCCGGCTGGCATGAGCTACCCGGGGACGCTGGCCGGCGCCTACGCGGGCTACCCGCCGCAGTTCCTGCCGCACGGCGTGGCGCTCGACCCCACCAAGCCCGGCAGCCTGGTGGGCGCGCAGCTGGGCAGCCTGGGCTGCGGGAAGGCGGCCGGCTCCAGCCCGCTGGCCGGCGCCTCTCCGCCGTCGGTGATGACGGCCAGCCTGTGCCGCGACCCCTACTGCCTGAGCTACCACTGCGCCAGCCACCTGGCCGGCGCCGGCGCCTCCTGCGCGCACGACCAGGCGCTCAAGTCCGGCTACCCGCTGGTGTACCCTGCGCACCCGCTGCACACGGTGCACTCCTCGCTGGGCGGCGCCACCCCGCCGGCGCTGGCCGGCCACCCGCTCTACCCCTACGGCTTCATGCTCCCCAACGACCCCCAGCCCCACATCTGCAACTGGGTGTCGGCCAACGGACCCTGCGACAAGCGCTTCGCCACCTCCGACGAGCTGCTCAGCCACCTGCGGACTCACACGGCCTTCCCGGGCACCGACAAACTGCTCTCCGGCTACCCCGGCTCCTCCTCCCTGGCCAGCGCGGCCGCCGCGGCCATGGCCTGCCACATGCACATCCCCACCTCGGGGGCCCCGGGCAGCCCCGGCACGCTGGCCCTGCGCAGCCCGCACCACGCCCTGGGACTCAGCAGCCGCTACCACCCCTACTCCAAgagccccctgcccacccccggaGCCCCAGTGCCTGTGCCCGCGGCCACGGGACCCTATTACTCCCCCTATGCACTCTATGGGCAGAGACTGACGACAGCGTCCGCTTTGGGATACCAGTGA